A genome region from bacterium includes the following:
- a CDS encoding YggT family protein has translation MFLFANFFVAVAGVLNLVLTLYLWIIIARALLSWVNPDPRNPIVRFLHNATEPVLYPVRRALPYMGGIDLSPLVVIAVIYFLQIFLVGSLHDLAVRMG, from the coding sequence ATGTTCCTCTTCGCCAACTTCTTCGTCGCCGTCGCCGGGGTGCTCAACCTCGTGCTCACCCTCTACCTCTGGATCATCATCGCCCGGGCGCTGCTGTCGTGGGTGAACCCGGACCCGCGCAACCCGATCGTGCGCTTCCTCCACAACGCCACCGAGCCGGTCCTCTACCCGGTGCGACGGGCGCTGCCGTACATGGGCGGCATCGACCTCTCGCCGCTGGTGGTGATCGCGGTCATCTACTTCCTGCAGATCTTCCTCGTCGGCAGTCTGCACGACCTCGCCGTTCGCATGGGATGA
- a CDS encoding hydantoinase/oxoprolinase family protein has translation MPRQRRRRDDAPVLIGIDTGGTFTDFVCLAADGLRVHKRPSTPDDPARAVIEGLAEIMPAGTRARITYGSTVATNAVLERRGARVALLTTAGFEDVLEIGRQARPELYALEPRRTPPLVERRRRLGVPERVAADGAVLRPLSEAAVRRAVAAVRRSGAESVAVALLHAYANGSHERRLGRALRAAGVETTLAHALVGEYREYERVSTAALNAYVAPVMRRHLRQLARGVGGARVRVLQSNGGALSLATAGREAVRTLLSGPAGGAIGALAAARRAGIARVIAIDMGGTSTDVSLLDGAARLRSEWTIGDLPVTVPAIDIHTVGAGGGSLAFRDVGGALAVGPRSAGADPGPACYGRGEHATVTDADLLLGRLVPEAFLGGRMRLDVGRARRAMQVLARQLGSRVEAAAEDVVRVVNAAMERAIRRISVERGHDPRDYALVAFGGAAGMHACELAEALGMRQVLVPRHPGALSAWGALAADIRRDYVQTVRLIAPAAARLRQRLRPLAARARRALRAEGGGGRAVLAASLDVRYRGQSHELSVPLTAGYRAAFHAAHQARYGYADREREVEVVNLRLAARVAGRVRTPPAPRAAAGPPLPHRVRWRGRWLAGRRVERDAVPARGALAGPLIVTELSATTFVAPGWTARRLAAGDLLLERAARRSRRGGRSPA, from the coding sequence ATGCCGCGGCAACGGCGCCGACGCGACGACGCCCCCGTGCTGATCGGCATCGACACCGGCGGGACGTTCACCGATTTCGTCTGTCTCGCTGCCGACGGCCTCCGCGTCCACAAGCGGCCCTCGACGCCCGACGACCCGGCGCGCGCCGTCATCGAGGGGCTCGCCGAGATCATGCCGGCCGGCACGCGCGCCCGCATCACCTACGGCTCGACGGTGGCCACCAACGCGGTGCTGGAGCGCCGCGGGGCGCGCGTGGCGCTGTTGACCACCGCCGGCTTCGAGGACGTGCTGGAGATCGGTCGGCAAGCGCGCCCCGAGCTCTACGCGCTCGAGCCGCGGCGCACGCCGCCGCTGGTCGAGCGCCGCCGGCGGCTCGGCGTGCCGGAGCGCGTCGCCGCCGACGGCGCCGTCCTGCGGCCGCTGAGCGAGGCCGCCGTGCGGCGCGCCGTCGCCGCGGTGCGGCGCAGCGGCGCCGAGTCGGTGGCGGTCGCCCTGCTGCACGCCTACGCCAACGGCAGCCACGAGCGACGGCTCGGCCGCGCCCTGCGCGCCGCCGGGGTCGAGACCACGCTCGCGCACGCGCTGGTCGGCGAGTACCGCGAGTACGAACGCGTCAGCACCGCGGCGCTGAACGCCTACGTCGCGCCGGTGATGCGCCGCCACCTGCGCCAGTTGGCGCGCGGCGTCGGCGGCGCTCGCGTGCGCGTGCTGCAATCCAACGGCGGCGCCCTCTCGCTCGCCACCGCCGGCCGCGAGGCGGTGCGCACGCTGCTCTCCGGTCCGGCGGGCGGCGCCATCGGGGCGCTCGCCGCGGCGCGGCGGGCGGGCATCGCGCGCGTCATCGCCATCGACATGGGCGGCACCTCGACCGACGTCAGCCTGCTCGACGGCGCCGCGCGTCTGCGCAGCGAGTGGACGATCGGCGACCTGCCGGTGACGGTGCCGGCGATCGACATCCACACCGTCGGCGCCGGCGGCGGGTCGCTGGCGTTCCGCGACGTCGGCGGCGCCCTCGCGGTCGGACCGCGGAGCGCCGGCGCGGATCCGGGCCCGGCCTGCTACGGCCGCGGCGAGCACGCGACCGTGACCGACGCCGATCTGCTGCTCGGCCGTCTCGTTCCCGAGGCGTTCCTCGGCGGCCGCATGCGGCTCGACGTCGGGCGCGCCCGCCGCGCCATGCAGGTCCTGGCGCGCCAGCTCGGCAGCCGCGTCGAGGCCGCCGCCGAGGATGTGGTGCGCGTGGTCAACGCCGCCATGGAGCGCGCCATTCGCCGCATCTCGGTCGAGCGCGGCCACGACCCGCGCGACTACGCGCTGGTCGCCTTCGGCGGCGCCGCCGGCATGCACGCCTGCGAGCTCGCCGAGGCGCTCGGCATGCGCCAGGTGCTGGTGCCGCGCCATCCCGGCGCGCTGTCGGCGTGGGGGGCGCTCGCTGCCGACATCCGCCGCGACTACGTGCAGACGGTGCGCCTGATCGCGCCCGCCGCGGCGCGGCTGCGACAGCGGCTGCGGCCACTCGCGGCGCGCGCCCGCCGCGCGCTGCGCGCCGAGGGGGGCGGCGGGCGGGCGGTCCTCGCCGCGTCGCTCGACGTGCGCTACCGCGGCCAGTCGCACGAGCTGTCGGTGCCGTTGACGGCGGGCTACCGCGCCGCCTTCCACGCCGCGCACCAGGCGCGCTACGGCTATGCCGACCGCGAGCGCGAGGTGGAGGTGGTCAACCTGCGGCTCGCGGCCCGCGTCGCCGGCCGCGTCCGCACGCCGCCGGCGCCGCGCGCCGCCGCCGGCCCTCCGCTGCCGCACCGCGTGCGCTGGCGCGGCCGCTGGCTGGCGGGGCGGCGCGTCGAGCGCGATGCGGTGCCGGCGCGCGGCGCGCTCGCCGGACCGCTGATCGTCACCGAGCTCAGCGCCACGACGTTCGTCGCGCCCGGTTGGACGGCGCGCCGGCTGGCCGCGGGCGATCTGCTCCTCGAACGCGCCGCGCGTCGGTCGCGCCGTGGCGGGAGGTCGCCGGCGTGA
- a CDS encoding N-acetyltransferase yields MRIRPETAADHAAVSTVTRAAFGQAAEAELVARLRAAGAAVVSLVAEETRAGVVGHILFSPVRLDPEPPAPPRWLGLAPLAVLPPRQRQGVGSALVRAGLEAARAAGATAVVVLGHPDYYPRFGFAPASRVGLRCVYGAPDEAFMALALVPGGFGGQRGLVRYAPAFDVL; encoded by the coding sequence ATGCGCATCCGCCCCGAAACGGCCGCCGACCACGCCGCCGTCTCGACCGTCACCCGCGCCGCGTTCGGCCAGGCGGCGGAGGCCGAGCTGGTGGCGCGGCTGCGCGCTGCCGGCGCGGCCGTCGTCTCGCTGGTCGCCGAGGAGACGCGCGCCGGCGTCGTCGGCCACATCCTGTTCAGCCCGGTACGGCTCGACCCTGAACCGCCGGCGCCGCCGCGCTGGCTGGGCCTGGCGCCGCTGGCGGTGCTGCCGCCGCGCCAGCGGCAGGGCGTCGGCTCGGCGCTGGTACGCGCCGGCCTCGAGGCCGCCCGGGCGGCGGGCGCCACCGCCGTCGTCGTGCTCGGCCACCCCGACTACTATCCGCGCTTCGGCTTCGCGCCGGCGTCGCGCGTCGGCCTGCGCTGCGTCTACGGTGCGCCCGACGAGGCGTTCATGGCGCTGGCACTGGTGCCGGGCGGGTTCGGCGGCCAGCGCGGTCTGGTGCGCTACGCGCCGGCGTTCGACGTCCTCTGA
- the maf gene encoding septum formation protein Maf has product MGEQTRMLVLGSASPRRAALLREMGVAFTVCASDVPETPAPGESPADFAIRAAADKGAAVSRLRPGAWVLAADTVVAVGGDILGKPRDEAEARRMLRRLADCEHEVLTGVALFAPGGACVERFAVRTRVGFRALSDDEIAAYVATGEPADKAGAYAIQGGAAPFVRRVEGSYSNVVGLPVDEVRALLARHGAVPAAAMTSGS; this is encoded by the coding sequence ATGGGCGAGCAGACGCGGATGCTCGTCCTCGGGTCCGCCTCGCCGCGCCGCGCCGCGCTGCTGCGCGAGATGGGGGTGGCGTTCACGGTCTGCGCCAGCGACGTGCCGGAGACGCCGGCGCCGGGGGAATCGCCGGCGGACTTCGCCATCCGCGCCGCCGCCGACAAGGGGGCCGCGGTGTCGCGCCTGCGGCCGGGCGCCTGGGTGCTCGCCGCCGACACGGTGGTGGCGGTCGGCGGCGACATCCTCGGCAAGCCGCGCGACGAGGCCGAGGCGCGCCGCATGCTGCGCCGGCTGGCGGACTGCGAGCACGAGGTGCTCACCGGCGTCGCCCTGTTCGCGCCCGGCGGCGCCTGCGTCGAGCGCTTCGCCGTCCGCACGCGGGTCGGCTTTCGCGCCCTGAGCGACGACGAGATCGCCGCCTACGTCGCCACCGGGGAACCGGCCGACAAGGCCGGCGCCTACGCGATCCAGGGCGGCGCGGCGCCGTTCGTGCGCCGCGTCGAGGGCTCGTACAGCAACGTCGTCGGCCTGCCGGTCGACGAGGTGCGGGCGCTGCTGGCGCGGCACGGCGCGGTCCCGGCGGCGGCGATGACGAGCGGGTCGTGA
- a CDS encoding pyrroline-5-carboxylate reductase, which yields MGGRSATAKPVRPAVRIGFIGGGNMATAMIRGFVAAGLYRADEIVVSDVDAAKRAALARRLRVGVAADNASVARAAPVLVLAVKPQIMADVLAELRPCLTRRHLVVSIAAGWPTARLERGLGDAVRVLRVMPNTPALLGKGMAVAVRGRRATAADERLVLRLLRTVGRARAVADERLLDAVTGLSGSGPAYVYLFAEALIAGGIAAGLGAEAAHELALQTIAGAAAMLQESGDSPAALRAAVTSPNGTTLAGLTEMERLGFSAAVQAGVVAATRRAEALGRE from the coding sequence ATGGGTGGACGTTCGGCGACGGCGAAACCGGTGCGACCGGCGGTGCGGATCGGCTTCATCGGCGGCGGCAACATGGCCACCGCGATGATCAGGGGGTTCGTCGCCGCCGGGCTGTACCGGGCCGACGAGATCGTAGTCTCCGACGTCGACGCGGCGAAGCGCGCGGCGCTGGCGCGGCGCCTGCGGGTCGGGGTCGCAGCGGACAACGCCAGCGTGGCGCGCGCCGCGCCGGTGCTGGTGCTGGCGGTCAAACCGCAGATCATGGCCGACGTCCTCGCCGAGCTGCGGCCGTGCCTGACGCGGCGTCACCTCGTGGTGTCGATCGCCGCCGGCTGGCCGACGGCGCGGCTGGAGCGCGGCCTCGGCGACGCGGTGCGCGTCCTGCGGGTGATGCCCAACACGCCGGCGCTGCTCGGCAAGGGCATGGCGGTGGCGGTGCGCGGCCGGCGCGCGACGGCGGCCGACGAGCGCCTGGTGCTGCGGCTGCTGCGCACCGTCGGCCGCGCCCGCGCCGTCGCCGACGAGCGCCTGCTCGACGCCGTCACGGGGCTGAGTGGCAGCGGCCCGGCGTACGTCTACCTGTTCGCCGAGGCGCTGATCGCCGGCGGCATCGCGGCCGGGCTCGGCGCCGAGGCCGCGCACGAGCTGGCGCTGCAGACCATCGCCGGCGCCGCGGCCATGCTGCAGGAGAGCGGCGACTCGCCGGCGGCGCTGCGCGCCGCGGTGACCTCGCCGAACGGGACGACGCTCGCCGGCCTGACCGAGATGGAACGCCTGGGATTCAGCGCCGCCGTGCAGGCCGGGGTCGTCGCCGCCACCCGCCGCGCCGAGGCGCTGGGACGGGAGTGA
- a CDS encoding YggS family pyridoxal phosphate-dependent enzyme: protein MSDIAANVRAVRARIARAAERAGRDPASVRLIAVSKTKPAAAVRAAIAAGVTDIGENYVQEAEAKRAAVGDGAAWHLIGHLQRNKAGRAAALFDCIHTVDSAALGAALSRQAQALGRTVRLLVEVRLGGEATKSGVEPAAVPALLDALRLPGLAVEGLMSVPPPGDPEQARPHFRALRALRDRLALRELSMGMSEDFEVAIEEGATLVRVGRAIFGARG, encoded by the coding sequence GTGAGCGACATCGCCGCCAACGTCCGCGCCGTGCGGGCGCGCATCGCCCGCGCCGCCGAGCGCGCCGGCCGCGATCCGGCGTCGGTGCGATTGATCGCGGTCAGCAAGACCAAGCCGGCGGCCGCGGTGCGCGCCGCCATCGCCGCCGGGGTCACGGACATCGGCGAGAACTACGTCCAGGAGGCGGAGGCCAAGCGCGCCGCGGTGGGCGACGGCGCCGCCTGGCACCTGATCGGGCACCTGCAGCGCAACAAGGCGGGGCGCGCCGCGGCGCTCTTCGATTGCATCCACACGGTCGACAGCGCGGCGCTCGGGGCGGCGCTGTCGCGCCAGGCGCAGGCCCTGGGGCGGACCGTGCGGCTGCTCGTCGAGGTCCGCCTCGGCGGCGAGGCGACCAAGAGCGGCGTCGAGCCGGCGGCGGTGCCGGCGCTGCTCGACGCGTTGCGCCTGCCCGGCCTCGCGGTGGAGGGGCTGATGAGCGTGCCGCCGCCGGGCGATCCCGAGCAGGCGCGGCCGCACTTCCGCGCCCTGCGCGCGCTGCGCGACCGCCTCGCGCTGCGCGAGCTGTCGATGGGCATGAGCGAGGACTTCGAGGTCGCGATCGAGGAGGGTGCGACGCTGGTGCGCGTCGGCCGCGCCATCTTCGGCGCGCGTGGATGA
- a CDS encoding DedA family protein yields the protein MLDELISRYGYLAILLGTFLEGETILVLGGLAAHKGLLSLPGVMACGFLGSLASDQLFFFIGRRRGAAFVARRPRLQAGLGRVRGVVERHATLLALSFRFLYGLRNVTPLALGMSRVPALRFALLNAVGAAAWAIAVAALGWWVGRAARQVIGHLEHYELRAAAAIIAIGLGLWAWRRWVRDAPGKGTG from the coding sequence GTGCTCGATGAACTGATCAGCCGCTACGGCTACCTGGCGATCCTCCTCGGCACCTTCCTCGAGGGCGAGACGATCCTGGTGCTCGGCGGCCTGGCGGCGCACAAGGGGCTGCTGTCGCTGCCCGGCGTCATGGCCTGCGGTTTCCTCGGATCGCTCGCCAGCGACCAGCTCTTCTTCTTCATCGGCCGGCGGCGCGGCGCCGCCTTCGTCGCCCGCCGCCCCCGCCTGCAGGCCGGCCTGGGGCGCGTCCGCGGCGTGGTCGAGCGCCACGCCACGCTCCTCGCGCTGAGCTTCCGGTTCCTCTACGGGCTGCGCAACGTCACGCCGCTGGCGCTCGGCATGAGCCGCGTCCCGGCGCTGCGCTTCGCCCTGCTGAACGCGGTCGGCGCCGCCGCCTGGGCGATCGCGGTGGCGGCGCTCGGCTGGTGGGTCGGCCGCGCCGCCCGCCAGGTGATCGGCCACCTCGAGCACTACGAGCTGCGCGCCGCCGCGGCGATCATCGCCATCGGCCTGGGCCTGTGGGCGTGGCGCCGCTGGGTGCGCGACGCGCCGGGGAAGGGGACGGGCTGA
- a CDS encoding DUF167 domain-containing protein: MSPVLTVGRAEVRLALRVQPRAARDRVVGRHGEAVKVQVSAPPVEGAANAAVVALVAGWLDVPRRAVRVVQGERGRDKVVAIAAADPAALARRIAARLAGCVDTPEAPD, translated from the coding sequence ATGAGCCCCGTGCTCACCGTCGGGCGCGCCGAGGTGCGCCTGGCGCTGCGCGTGCAGCCGCGGGCGGCGCGCGACCGCGTCGTCGGTCGGCACGGGGAGGCGGTGAAGGTGCAGGTCTCCGCGCCGCCGGTCGAAGGAGCGGCCAACGCGGCCGTCGTCGCGCTCGTCGCCGGATGGCTGGATGTGCCGCGGCGGGCGGTGCGGGTGGTGCAGGGCGAGCGCGGCCGCGACAAGGTGGTGGCGATCGCCGCCGCCGATCCGGCGGCGCTGGCGCGACGCATCGCGGCGCGGCTCGCGGGGTGCGTTGACACCCCGGAGGCCCCTGATTAG
- the radC gene encoding DNA repair protein RadC — protein sequence MPDQLAVKLWARADRPREKLLDHGAAALSVAELLAVVLRSGSEGETVLDQARAVLETAGNSLHGLARLGMAELCALNGIGPAKASQLLAVVELCKRFGEVEFPPGESFRSSRDIYAHFRTRLADQRHEQFYAVLLDTKHRKIRDVCVSQGSLTASIVHPREVFLPVIRDSAAAVIFVHNHPSGDPTPSREDVDITRRLREVGELMGVRVLDHIVIGRGRYVSFVDDGYW from the coding sequence ATGCCCGACCAACTCGCCGTCAAGCTGTGGGCGCGGGCCGACCGGCCGCGCGAGAAGCTGCTCGATCACGGCGCCGCCGCCCTGTCGGTCGCCGAGTTGCTCGCCGTGGTGCTGCGCAGCGGCAGCGAGGGCGAGACGGTGCTCGATCAGGCGCGCGCCGTGCTCGAGACGGCGGGCAACAGCCTGCACGGGCTGGCGCGCCTGGGCATGGCGGAGCTGTGCGCGCTGAATGGCATCGGCCCCGCCAAGGCCTCGCAACTGCTGGCGGTGGTCGAGCTGTGCAAGCGCTTCGGCGAGGTGGAGTTCCCGCCCGGCGAGTCCTTCCGCTCCAGCCGGGACATCTACGCCCACTTCCGCACCCGCCTCGCCGACCAGCGCCACGAGCAGTTCTACGCCGTGCTGCTCGACACCAAGCACCGCAAGATCCGCGACGTCTGCGTCTCCCAGGGCTCGCTGACCGCCAGCATCGTCCACCCGCGCGAGGTGTTTCTGCCGGTGATCCGCGACTCGGCCGCGGCGGTGATCTTCGTCCACAATCATCCCAGCGGCGATCCGACGCCGAGCCGCGAGGACGTCGACATCACCCGCCGACTGCGCGAGGTCGGCGAGCTGATGGGCGTCCGCGTCCTCGACCACATCGTCATCGGCCGCGGCCGTTACGTCAGCTTCGTCGACGACGGCTACTGGTGA
- a CDS encoding transglycosylase SLT domain-containing protein, with product MRSMLLAALVVGVTGCGGGAVAQAPRPARPATTSAAPAPTVGVPDTAAAKQALFAQAQADLRAGDGATARRRFEALRPVYPELADYVLAGIARAAARGGDAAAAEAAWSELIRSEPRSVLVPQAQLERGRLLAARGDPGGAAALLAARGSDDVDVRAGAALALGMLDERDGNAAEAAAQLDAARRLRPGSPSARAAKAQLLALRARHPELAPRGPALQSELELLLRERDYPAARQTADAILAGGPDPRVLRARADAEHGGGDFDAGIATLTLIVERYPQSDAASDAQLRKATLLWNRDRNDEAASAFRAYLARYPRGAGVPEAMYALGRIAQGAGRPVDAVAAYRRLIAAAPGSRQAREARWRIGWIAYQEGRWAEAAEGFAAAAQGSSPADAPDAHYWRARSLERAGQGDAATRGYRALLAAAPASYYAYWAEERLRGAPAARRIDIAPPPPEVIGDPPAGADSYHWQKARELQAAGSLAAARREMQAVERDGGALPTVASALPAAYQAAGGYRDAIRLTGARGLATPRVQYPLAFWPQVARAAQAEGIDPLLAIALMRQESLFDPAARSPADARGLMQLLPSTAEQVARERGQPSPADHLYDPDVNIAIGVAHLADLMRRYGGDPLTATAAYNAGVDAVGRWQERFGALPADELVESITYRETRDYVKKVMGNYRRYQQLYAED from the coding sequence ATGCGATCGATGCTGCTGGCGGCGCTGGTGGTGGGGGTGACGGGGTGCGGGGGCGGCGCGGTCGCGCAGGCGCCGCGCCCGGCGCGGCCGGCGACGACGAGCGCCGCGCCGGCGCCGACCGTCGGCGTCCCGGACACCGCGGCCGCCAAGCAGGCGCTCTTCGCCCAGGCGCAGGCCGACCTGCGCGCCGGCGACGGGGCCACCGCCCGGCGCCGGTTCGAGGCCCTGCGGCCGGTGTACCCCGAGCTCGCCGACTACGTGCTCGCCGGCATCGCGCGCGCGGCGGCGCGCGGCGGCGATGCCGCCGCCGCCGAAGCGGCATGGAGCGAGCTGATCCGCAGCGAGCCGCGCAGCGTGCTGGTCCCACAGGCGCAGCTCGAACGCGGGCGACTGCTGGCGGCGCGCGGCGATCCCGGCGGCGCCGCCGCCCTGCTGGCCGCCCGCGGCAGCGACGACGTCGACGTGCGCGCCGGCGCCGCGCTGGCGCTCGGGATGCTCGACGAGCGCGACGGCAACGCCGCCGAGGCCGCGGCGCAGCTCGACGCCGCGCGCCGGCTGCGCCCCGGCTCGCCGTCGGCGCGCGCGGCGAAGGCGCAACTGCTGGCGCTGCGCGCGCGCCATCCCGAGCTGGCGCCGCGCGGCCCGGCGCTCCAGTCGGAGCTCGAGCTGCTGCTGCGCGAGCGCGACTACCCGGCGGCGCGCCAGACCGCGGACGCGATCCTCGCCGGTGGCCCCGATCCGCGGGTGCTGCGGGCGCGCGCCGATGCCGAGCACGGCGGCGGCGACTTCGACGCCGGCATCGCCACCCTGACCCTGATCGTCGAGCGCTACCCCCAGTCCGACGCGGCGAGCGACGCGCAGCTCCGCAAGGCGACGCTGTTGTGGAACCGCGACCGCAACGACGAGGCGGCAAGCGCCTTCCGCGCCTATCTCGCCCGCTACCCCCGGGGTGCCGGCGTCCCCGAAGCGATGTACGCGCTCGGCCGCATCGCCCAGGGCGCCGGCCGCCCGGTCGACGCGGTCGCCGCCTATCGCCGCCTGATCGCCGCCGCGCCCGGATCCCGGCAGGCGCGCGAGGCACGCTGGCGCATCGGCTGGATCGCGTACCAGGAGGGGCGCTGGGCCGAGGCGGCCGAGGGATTCGCGGCCGCGGCGCAGGGCAGCAGCCCCGCCGACGCGCCGGACGCCCACTACTGGCGGGCCCGCAGCCTCGAGCGAGCCGGCCAGGGCGACGCCGCGACGCGCGGCTACCGCGCCCTGCTGGCGGCCGCGCCGGCGAGCTACTACGCCTACTGGGCCGAGGAACGGCTGCGCGGCGCGCCGGCGGCGCGCCGCATCGACATCGCGCCGCCGCCGCCGGAGGTCATCGGCGACCCGCCGGCCGGCGCCGATTCCTATCACTGGCAGAAGGCGCGCGAGCTGCAGGCCGCCGGATCGCTGGCGGCGGCGCGCCGCGAGATGCAGGCGGTCGAGCGCGACGGCGGCGCCCTGCCGACGGTGGCGAGCGCGCTGCCGGCCGCCTACCAGGCGGCTGGCGGCTACCGCGACGCCATCCGCCTGACCGGCGCGCGCGGCCTGGCGACGCCGCGGGTGCAGTACCCGCTCGCCTTCTGGCCGCAGGTCGCGCGCGCGGCGCAGGCGGAGGGCATCGACCCGCTGCTCGCCATCGCGCTGATGCGCCAGGAGAGCCTCTTCGATCCCGCGGCGCGCTCGCCAGCCGACGCGCGCGGCCTGATGCAGTTGCTGCCCAGCACGGCCGAGCAGGTGGCGCGCGAGCGCGGCCAGCCGTCGCCGGCCGATCACCTGTACGATCCCGACGTCAACATCGCGATCGGCGTCGCCCACCTCGCCGACCTCATGCGCCGGTACGGCGGCGATCCCCTGACGGCCACCGCCGCCTACAACGCCGGCGTCGACGCCGTGGGGCGCTGGCAGGAGCGATTCGGCGCCCTGCCCGCCGACGAGCTCGTCGAGAGCATCACCTACCGGGAGACGCGCGACTACGTGAAGAAGGTGATGGGGAACTACCGGCGCTACCAGCAGCTCTACGCGGAGGACTGA
- a CDS encoding zinc ribbon domain-containing protein has translation MPIYEYRCEKCGDFEVTQRITEDPLKKCPTCRRKVRKLISNTSFQLKGSGWYITDYARKGAGGKDAGGESSGKAESGAGSETKSEAKSEAKSPAKSESKAKKASAKAA, from the coding sequence ATGCCGATCTACGAGTACCGGTGCGAGAAATGCGGGGATTTCGAGGTCACCCAGCGGATCACCGAGGATCCGCTGAAGAAGTGCCCGACCTGCAGGCGCAAGGTCCGCAAGCTGATCTCCAACACCTCGTTCCAGCTCAAGGGGTCGGGGTGGTACATCACCGACTACGCGCGCAAGGGCGCGGGCGGCAAGGATGCCGGCGGCGAGTCGAGCGGCAAGGCGGAGAGCGGCGCCGGCAGCGAGACCAAGAGCGAAGCCAAGAGCGAGGCGAAGAGCCCAGCCAAGAGCGAGAGCAAGGCGAAGAAGGCGAGCGCCAAGGCGGCGTGA
- a CDS encoding hydantoinase B/oxoprolinase family protein: MSPADLQIAHHRLAAIAEEMGVVLCRSAFSPNIKERRDYSCAVFDAAGALVAQAAHIPVHLGSTPLSVRAAIAQRPMRDGDVVVLNDPYAGGTHLPDVTVVAPVYVRGRRAGYVANRAHHADIGGMSPGSMPLASEIYQEGLRLPPVYLARAGAIDDDVLRLFLANARVAAERRGDLLAQVAALRVGAERLGELVTRTGAAGARRAMAALQEYSERVTRAALRALPRGTWRARDRLDDDGLGARDIPIVVTVRLGGGRALVDFAGSGAQVRGGVNANYAVTLAAVYYVFRTLIARDVPTNAGFMRPIAVRAPEGSIVNATFPAAVAGGNVETSQRIVDVLFAALARALPQRIPAASGGTMNNLAFGGTWRPRGAPAARQFSYYETIGGGAGAGPRGAGCDAVHTHMTNTLNTPIEALEAELPVRVVRYAIRRRSGGRGRHRGGDGIVRELEFLAPAQVTLLGERRRARPPGGAGGAAGAAGRDELARGAAVRALPAKGAVAVQPGDRIRVSTPGGGGWGAPRRRRRVRGESS, from the coding sequence CTGTCCCCCGCCGACCTGCAGATCGCCCATCATCGCCTCGCCGCCATCGCCGAGGAGATGGGGGTGGTCCTCTGCCGCAGCGCGTTCTCGCCCAACATCAAGGAGCGGCGCGACTACTCGTGCGCGGTGTTCGACGCCGCCGGCGCGCTGGTGGCGCAGGCGGCGCACATCCCGGTGCACCTCGGGTCGACGCCGCTGTCGGTGCGCGCCGCCATCGCGCAGCGGCCGATGCGCGACGGCGACGTCGTGGTGCTGAACGATCCCTATGCCGGCGGCACGCACCTGCCCGACGTCACCGTCGTCGCCCCGGTGTACGTGCGCGGCCGCCGCGCGGGCTACGTCGCCAACCGCGCGCACCACGCGGACATCGGCGGCATGAGCCCCGGGTCGATGCCGCTCGCCTCCGAAATCTACCAGGAGGGGCTGCGCCTGCCGCCGGTGTACCTGGCGCGCGCCGGCGCCATCGACGACGACGTGCTGCGGCTGTTTCTGGCCAATGCGCGCGTTGCCGCCGAGCGGCGCGGCGATCTGCTGGCACAGGTGGCGGCGCTGCGGGTCGGGGCGGAGCGGCTCGGCGAGCTGGTGACCCGGACGGGAGCCGCTGGCGCGCGCCGCGCCATGGCGGCGTTGCAGGAGTACTCGGAGCGGGTGACGCGCGCGGCGCTGCGCGCGTTGCCGCGCGGCACGTGGCGGGCTCGCGACCGGCTCGACGACGACGGGCTGGGGGCGCGCGACATTCCGATCGTCGTCACGGTGCGCCTGGGCGGCGGCCGCGCGCTGGTCGACTTCGCCGGCTCGGGCGCCCAGGTGCGCGGCGGGGTGAACGCCAATTACGCGGTCACGCTGGCGGCGGTCTACTACGTCTTCCGCACCCTGATCGCGCGCGACGTGCCGACCAATGCCGGCTTCATGCGGCCGATCGCCGTGCGCGCGCCGGAGGGTAGCATCGTCAACGCCACCTTCCCGGCCGCGGTCGCCGGCGGCAACGTCGAGACCTCGCAGCGCATCGTCGACGTCCTCTTCGCCGCCCTGGCGCGCGCGTTGCCGCAGCGCATCCCCGCCGCCAGCGGCGGGACGATGAACAATCTCGCCTTCGGCGGCACCTGGCGCCCTCGCGGCGCGCCGGCGGCGCGCCAGTTCTCCTACTACGAGACGATCGGCGGCGGCGCCGGCGCGGGGCCGCGCGGAGCGGGCTGCGACGCGGTGCACACGCACATGACGAACACGCTCAACACGCCGATCGAGGCGCTCGAGGCCGAGCTGCCGGTGCGCGTGGTGCGCTACGCGATCCGCCGCCGGTCCGGCGGGCGCGGCCGCCACCGCGGCGGCGACGGCATCGTGCGCGAGCTCGAGTTCCTCGCCCCGGCGCAGGTGACGCTGCTCGGCGAGCGCCGGCGCGCCCGACCGCCAGGGGGTGCGGGTGGCGCGGCGGGTGCCGCCGGGCGCGACGAGCTGGCGCGCGGCGCGGCGGTCCGCGCCCTGCCGGCCAAGGGAGCGGTGGCGGTGCAGCCCGGCGACCGCATCCGCGTCTCCACGCCGGGCGGCGGCGGCTGGGGCGCCCCGCGGCGCCGCCGCCGGGTCCGCGGCGAGAGCAGCTAG